From Camelina sativa cultivar DH55 chromosome 20, Cs, whole genome shotgun sequence, the proteins below share one genomic window:
- the LOC104770260 gene encoding basic 7S globulin 2-like, with the protein MSSLTLTRFILFFSIFATITLKSNSQYLLPITKHEPTNQFYTTLNLGSGGTSSSNLLLDFETNLTLVNWNIFNPPHFVNNLVICKSSTCNSIPGNDCDANGLFCVYRQSSLLGQNVGVIGAVVQATVNISTTDGGNLLSPFTVHPFTLSCVGGEPLQSLPPLVSGVLSLSPVTSSFTKQVTSLFGVIPTFSLCLPSSGTGHFYMAAVNYLIPPFNSDDPIPMTLTPLKNIDTGNYLIDVKSIYVDGTPLSFNPNLLAGGAKLSTVVPYTVLLTDIYNALAQSFTLKAKSMGISKVQAIAPFKDCFDARAAGKNMTGPNVPVIDIGVPGWGGEVKWSFHGANTVVNVTETVMCLAFLDGGQNPKDLMVIGTHQLQDHMLEIDFSTSLMGLSDSLLLHNTSCSTWPSEN; encoded by the exons ATGAGTAGCCTCACCCTCACACGTTTCATActatttttctcaattttcgCCACCATAACTCTGAAATCAAATTCTCAGTACCTTCTTCCGATCACCAAACACGAACCCACAAATCAATTTTACACCACTTTAAACCTCGGATCCGGTGGGACATCTTCCTCGAACCTCCTCCTTGATTTCGAAACCAACCTCACGTTGGTCAACTGGAACATATTCAATCCTCCACATTTTGTCAACAACCTCGTGATTTGCAAAAGCTCCACATGCAACTCCATCCCCGGCAATGACTGCGACGCCAACGGACTATTCTGTGTTTACCGACAATCAAGCCTTCTAGGTCAAAATGTCGGCGTAATAGGCGCTGTTGTCCAAGCCACAGTAAACATCTCCACCACAGACGGTGGCAATCTCCTCTCTCCATTCACCGTCCACCCCTTCACACTCTCTTGCGTCGGAGGGGAACCATTACAATCCCTTCCTCCTCTCGTCTCCGGAGTTCTAAGTCTTTCTCCCGTAACTTCGTCGTTCACCAAACAGGTGACGTCATTGTTTGGAGTTATCCCTACATTCTCTCTCTGCTTGCCTTCTTCCGGCACCGGTCATTTCTATATGGCCGCCGTTAACTACCTCATCCCACCGTTCAATAGCGATGATCCCATTCCGATGACTTTGACACCGTTAAAAAACATAGACACAGGGAATTATCTAATCGACGTCAAATCAATCTACGTTGACGGAACTCCTTTGTCGTTTAACCCTAATTTGCTTGCGGGCGGAGCTAAGCTAAGCACAGTGGTTCCTTACACCGTACTCCTCACCGATATCTACAATGCTCTTGCTCAGTCCTTTACACTCAAAGCCAAG TCAATGGGAATATCTAAGGTTCAAGCTATTGCGCCATTTAAAGACTGCTTTGACGCACGCGCTGCAGGGAAGAACATGACGGGGCCGAATGTGCCTGTGATAGATATTGGGGTGCCAGGGTGGGGAGGAGAGGTCAAGTGGAGTTTTCACGGTGCCAATACGGTGGTGAACGTGACGGAGACAGTGATGTGTTTGGCGTTCCTCGACGGTGGACAGAACCCGAAGGACTTGATGGTGATTGGGACACATCAGCTTCAAGATCATATGCTCGAGATCGATTTTAGCACATCCCTTATGGGTTTGAGTGACTCACTATTGCTCCATAACACTAGCTGCTCCACGTGGCCTTCCGAAAACTAA
- the LOC104770261 gene encoding basic 7S globulin 2-like, with protein MAAASSSSSSLFYLFVLSFLSALIISKSQISDSLNGLVFPVFKDLPTGQYVAQIRLGNSHQPVKLVVDLAGSILWFDCSSGHGSSSSRSLISGSSSGCLKAKAGNGKVSSSSSSRGDAKDCELLVKNGAVGITARGELFSDVMSFGSVTSPGTVDLLFACAPPWLLRGLASGARGVMGLGRAQISLPSQLAAVTNDRRRLTIYLSPLDGVVSTSSVEEVFGVDASRSLVYTPLLTGSSGDYVINVKSIRVNGEKLSVDGPLAAELSTVVPYTMLESSIYTVFVEAYAKAATEATPVAPVAPFGLCFKSEVELPAVDLALQSEMVRWRIQGKNLMVDVGGGVRCLGILDGGSIRVNPIVMGGLQLEGLILDFDLGNSMMGFGQRTHSDTASL; from the coding sequence atggctgctgcttcttcttcttcttcttctctgttttaccTCTTCGTCTTATCATTCCTCTCCGCTCTAATAATTTCCAAATCTCAGATCTCTGACTCCCTCAACGGACTCGTTTTCCCTGTTTTTAAAGACCTACCAACCGGTCAATACGTCGCACAGATTCGCCTCGGTAACTCTCACCAGCCGGTCAAGCTCGTCGTGGATCTCGCCGGTTCGATTCTCTGGTTTGATTGTTCCTCTGGACATGGTTCGTCGTCGTCACGGAGTCTTATCTCCGGCAGCTCTAGCGGCTGTCTTAAGGCTAAAGCTGGGAATGGAAaagtgtcatcatcatcatcatcgcgtGGAGACGCCAAGGATTGCGAATTGCTTGTTAAAAACGGCGCCGTTGGGATTACGGCGAGAGGAGAGCTTTTCAGTGACGTCATGTCATTTGGATCTGTTACTTCTCCGGGAACCGTTGATCTGCTTTTCGCCTGTGCCCCACCGTGGCTGTTACGTGGGCTCGCTAGTGGAGCCCGTGGAGTAATGGGCTTAGGAAGGGCCCAGATCTCTCTCCCTTCCCAACTCGCTGCCGTAACTAACGATCGTCGTCGTTTAACGATTTACCTGTCGCCCTTAGACGGCGTCGTGTCGACGAGTTCGGTTGAGGAGGTTTTCGGAGTCGATGCGTCTAGATCGTTGGTTTACACGCCTCTGTTAACCGGCTCGAGTGGCGATTACGTAATTAACGTGAAATCGATCAGAGTCAACGGGGAAAAGCTCTCCGTGGATGGTCCGTTAGCGGCAGAGCTGAGTACGGTTGTTCCATACACGATGCTGGAGAGCTCGATCTACACGGTGTTCGTTGAAGCTTACGCTAAAGCTGCGACTGAAGCTACACCTGTGGCTCCCGTCGCACCGTTCGGGCTCTGCTTCAAGAGTGAGGTAGAATTACCGGCGGTGGATCTGGCGTTGCAGAGCGAGATGGTGAGGTGGAGGATTCAGGGGAAGAATCTAATGGTGGATGTTGGTGGTGGAGTCCGATGCTTGGGGATTTTAGACGGCGGCTCAATTCGGGTCAACCCGATTGTTATGGGTGGGTTACAATTGGAAGGCTTGATATTGGATTTCGATTTGGGCAACTCAATGATGGGTTTTGGACAAAGAACACACTCTGATACAGCTTCCTTGTAA
- the LOC104770262 gene encoding glycosylphosphatidylinositol anchor attachment 1 protein isoform X2, producing the protein MATEKRDKEEEEVKTDDGSLKIKPRPIVQLGIFLVAHSPVFSVVFSAAGVLALLILPLLAKNTYISENALMPGSARSMLSNRDVSDGSKLVKDIKNYRLNHEGQVQKLIGKYMSEMGAEVYYQKFHPEGNQFHPLHFFSGPDSYTLLDNVSCASYGVNVAGIIRAPRGDGKESIVLVTPYDFINGGDYEALSLGITGTLFSLLARVTWLSKDIIWLVADSRYGDYRPVAAWLTEYHSPSFKDSDLLKCGELNTADKFRRAGTMAAALVLKVDGRSERFEDTLSIYAEASNGQMPNLDLINVVNYLAVHRQGFYVKVEKVVSLLSSSWLKIIGEIFEAVGKLAHTLNPDWNFGIPTADYLEGSATLASSLYSQALGIPTGPHGAFRDYQVDAITLKVSPRFPPDSKTRQHDFFLRGAKLLEGTIRSVNNLLEKFHQSFFLYLLTSPSKFISVGVYMIAFALLVASLPMVAASLYIDGCKALNNSTLNPAGNFKSWKWLDAAKQVFALHLFGLIVTLLPYFICQVPGQHSPSNRSIMWGTTSSSLLLITFATIPGCSPFSSRRHGTNWAVLKSVTISAAFIGLCLMSIINFATAEIGALLLVPTCLIVQPIKPALRSRRIKSLLGAFCSMVLLTIGFPVMLFAISKGLFGEGLVGLSLGGEFWTWLESLWAWKSATYLYIGMVHLPCWLLCLCILFHPS; encoded by the exons ATGGCGACGGAGAAGCGGgataaggaggaggaggaggtgaagACCGATGATGGATCTCTTAAAATCAAACCGAGACCGATCGTGCAGCTCGGAATCTTTCTCGTCGCTCACAGTCCCGTTTTCAG TGTGGTTTTCTCTGCTGCTGGGGTTTTGGCGTTGCTAATTTTACCTCTACTGGCAAAGAACACTTACATCTCCGAGAATGCTCTAATGccag GCTCTGCAAGGTCTATGCTCTCGAATCGTGATGTTTCTGATGGGAGCAAACTGGTGAAGGATATAAAGAACTATAGGTTGAATCATGAAGGCCAGG TCCAGAAGCTCATTGGAAAATACATGTCAGAAATGGGTGCAGAAGTTTATTATCAAAAGTTCCATCCTGAAGGGAATCAATTTCACCCCCTGCACTTTTTCTCCGGTCCTGATTCATATACACTGCTAGATAATGTCAGTTGTGCTTCTTATGGAGTCAATGTTGCTGGGATTATACGAGCCCCTCGTGGTGATGGGAAAGAGTCTATTGTGCTGGTTACTCcttatgattttataaatggTGGAGATTACGAGGCTTTGTCTTTAGGCATTACTGGTACTCTATTTTCCTTGCTCGCTAGAGTTACCTGGCTCTCCAAAGACATAATATGGCTTGTTGCTGATTCTCGTTATGGAGACTATAGGCCTGTTGCTGCGTGGTTAACTGAGTACCATTCACCCTCATTTAAGGACTCGGATTTGCTGAAGTGTGGCGAGCTAAATACAGCTGATAAGTTCAGACGAGCTGGAACAATGGCTGCTGCTTTGGTTTTGAAGGTTGATGGTAGAAGTGAAAGGTTTGAGGACACACTAAGTATCTATGCAGAGGCATCTAATGGGCAGATGCCAAATCTTGACCTCATCAATGTTGTAAATTACTTAGCGGTGCACAGGCAGGGGTTTTATGTCAAGGTGGAGAAGGTTGTATCGTTACTTTCCTCTAGTTGGCTAAAGATTATTGGGGAAATATTTGAAGCTGTTGGGAAATTGGCGCATACGTTAAATCCGGACTGGAATTTTGGTATCCCAACCGCAGACTATCTTGAAGGCAGTGCTACCCTTGCAAGTTCACTATACTCCCAG GCCCTTGGTATCCCAACTGGTCCTCATGGAGCTTTCCGCGATTATCAAGTCGATGCAATTACCTTGAAAGTTTCACCTAGATTTCCTCCTGACAGTAAGACAAGACAACATGATTTTTTCCTACGAGGTGCCaa GTTACTGGAAGGGACTATAAGATCAGTGAACAACCTCCTCGAGAAGTTTCATCAATCGTTTTTCCTATACCTTTTAACTTCGCCAAGCAAATTTATCTCTGTAGGAGTCTACATGATTGCCTTTGCCCTTCTTGTAGCCTCTCTTCCAATGGTCGCAGCCTCTTTATATATTGATGGCTGTAAGGCTCTTAATAATTCCACGCTTAACCCTGCCGGAAACTTCAAGTCTTGGAAATGGCTAGATGCAGCCAAACAGGTCTTTGCTTTGCACTTGTTCGGTTTAATCGTCACGCTGCTTCCTTATTTCATCTGTCAAGTACCGGGCCAACATTCTCCAAGTAACCGCTCCATCATGTGGGGCACTACCTCTTCGTCGCTTCTCCTTATAACCTTTGCCACAATCCCGGGTTGCTCTCCGTTCTCCTCTCGGCGTCATGGAACCAACTGGGCTGTCTTGAAATCTGTGACCATCTCAGCTGCCTTCATTGGTCTGTGTCTCATGTCTATAATCAATTTCGCCACTGCAGAGATTGGAGCGTTGCTACTCGTGCCAACGTGTCTAATAGTTCAGCCGATAAAACCCGCTTTGAGATCCAGACGCATTAAGAGCCTGTTGGGTGCGTTCTGCAGTATGGTGTTGCTGACGATCGGTTTCCCGGTCATGCTTTTTGCAATCTCTAAGGGGTTGTTTGGAGAAGGGCTCGTAGGGTTAAGTCTTGGAGGAGAGTTCTGGACATGGTTAGAGTCGTTGTGGGCGTGGAAGAGTGCAACATATCTATACATAGGTATGGTTCACCTTCCTTGCTGGCTCCTTTGCCTCTGCATCTTGTTTCATCCTTCTTAA
- the LOC104770262 gene encoding glycosylphosphatidylinositol anchor attachment 1 protein isoform X1 translates to MATEKRDKEEEEVKTDDGSLKIKPRPIVQLGIFLVAHSPVFSVVFSAAGVLALLILPLLAKNTYISENALMPGSARSMLSNRDVSDGSKLVKDIKNYRLNHEGQGVEVQKLIGKYMSEMGAEVYYQKFHPEGNQFHPLHFFSGPDSYTLLDNVSCASYGVNVAGIIRAPRGDGKESIVLVTPYDFINGGDYEALSLGITGTLFSLLARVTWLSKDIIWLVADSRYGDYRPVAAWLTEYHSPSFKDSDLLKCGELNTADKFRRAGTMAAALVLKVDGRSERFEDTLSIYAEASNGQMPNLDLINVVNYLAVHRQGFYVKVEKVVSLLSSSWLKIIGEIFEAVGKLAHTLNPDWNFGIPTADYLEGSATLASSLYSQALGIPTGPHGAFRDYQVDAITLKVSPRFPPDSKTRQHDFFLRGAKLLEGTIRSVNNLLEKFHQSFFLYLLTSPSKFISVGVYMIAFALLVASLPMVAASLYIDGCKALNNSTLNPAGNFKSWKWLDAAKQVFALHLFGLIVTLLPYFICQVPGQHSPSNRSIMWGTTSSSLLLITFATIPGCSPFSSRRHGTNWAVLKSVTISAAFIGLCLMSIINFATAEIGALLLVPTCLIVQPIKPALRSRRIKSLLGAFCSMVLLTIGFPVMLFAISKGLFGEGLVGLSLGGEFWTWLESLWAWKSATYLYIGMVHLPCWLLCLCILFHPS, encoded by the exons ATGGCGACGGAGAAGCGGgataaggaggaggaggaggtgaagACCGATGATGGATCTCTTAAAATCAAACCGAGACCGATCGTGCAGCTCGGAATCTTTCTCGTCGCTCACAGTCCCGTTTTCAG TGTGGTTTTCTCTGCTGCTGGGGTTTTGGCGTTGCTAATTTTACCTCTACTGGCAAAGAACACTTACATCTCCGAGAATGCTCTAATGccag GCTCTGCAAGGTCTATGCTCTCGAATCGTGATGTTTCTGATGGGAGCAAACTGGTGAAGGATATAAAGAACTATAGGTTGAATCATGAAGGCCAGGGTGT TGAAGTCCAGAAGCTCATTGGAAAATACATGTCAGAAATGGGTGCAGAAGTTTATTATCAAAAGTTCCATCCTGAAGGGAATCAATTTCACCCCCTGCACTTTTTCTCCGGTCCTGATTCATATACACTGCTAGATAATGTCAGTTGTGCTTCTTATGGAGTCAATGTTGCTGGGATTATACGAGCCCCTCGTGGTGATGGGAAAGAGTCTATTGTGCTGGTTACTCcttatgattttataaatggTGGAGATTACGAGGCTTTGTCTTTAGGCATTACTGGTACTCTATTTTCCTTGCTCGCTAGAGTTACCTGGCTCTCCAAAGACATAATATGGCTTGTTGCTGATTCTCGTTATGGAGACTATAGGCCTGTTGCTGCGTGGTTAACTGAGTACCATTCACCCTCATTTAAGGACTCGGATTTGCTGAAGTGTGGCGAGCTAAATACAGCTGATAAGTTCAGACGAGCTGGAACAATGGCTGCTGCTTTGGTTTTGAAGGTTGATGGTAGAAGTGAAAGGTTTGAGGACACACTAAGTATCTATGCAGAGGCATCTAATGGGCAGATGCCAAATCTTGACCTCATCAATGTTGTAAATTACTTAGCGGTGCACAGGCAGGGGTTTTATGTCAAGGTGGAGAAGGTTGTATCGTTACTTTCCTCTAGTTGGCTAAAGATTATTGGGGAAATATTTGAAGCTGTTGGGAAATTGGCGCATACGTTAAATCCGGACTGGAATTTTGGTATCCCAACCGCAGACTATCTTGAAGGCAGTGCTACCCTTGCAAGTTCACTATACTCCCAG GCCCTTGGTATCCCAACTGGTCCTCATGGAGCTTTCCGCGATTATCAAGTCGATGCAATTACCTTGAAAGTTTCACCTAGATTTCCTCCTGACAGTAAGACAAGACAACATGATTTTTTCCTACGAGGTGCCaa GTTACTGGAAGGGACTATAAGATCAGTGAACAACCTCCTCGAGAAGTTTCATCAATCGTTTTTCCTATACCTTTTAACTTCGCCAAGCAAATTTATCTCTGTAGGAGTCTACATGATTGCCTTTGCCCTTCTTGTAGCCTCTCTTCCAATGGTCGCAGCCTCTTTATATATTGATGGCTGTAAGGCTCTTAATAATTCCACGCTTAACCCTGCCGGAAACTTCAAGTCTTGGAAATGGCTAGATGCAGCCAAACAGGTCTTTGCTTTGCACTTGTTCGGTTTAATCGTCACGCTGCTTCCTTATTTCATCTGTCAAGTACCGGGCCAACATTCTCCAAGTAACCGCTCCATCATGTGGGGCACTACCTCTTCGTCGCTTCTCCTTATAACCTTTGCCACAATCCCGGGTTGCTCTCCGTTCTCCTCTCGGCGTCATGGAACCAACTGGGCTGTCTTGAAATCTGTGACCATCTCAGCTGCCTTCATTGGTCTGTGTCTCATGTCTATAATCAATTTCGCCACTGCAGAGATTGGAGCGTTGCTACTCGTGCCAACGTGTCTAATAGTTCAGCCGATAAAACCCGCTTTGAGATCCAGACGCATTAAGAGCCTGTTGGGTGCGTTCTGCAGTATGGTGTTGCTGACGATCGGTTTCCCGGTCATGCTTTTTGCAATCTCTAAGGGGTTGTTTGGAGAAGGGCTCGTAGGGTTAAGTCTTGGAGGAGAGTTCTGGACATGGTTAGAGTCGTTGTGGGCGTGGAAGAGTGCAACATATCTATACATAGGTATGGTTCACCTTCCTTGCTGGCTCCTTTGCCTCTGCATCTTGTTTCATCCTTCTTAA
- the LOC104770262 gene encoding glycosylphosphatidylinositol anchor attachment 1 protein isoform X3, whose product MKARVFQKLIGKYMSEMGAEVYYQKFHPEGNQFHPLHFFSGPDSYTLLDNVSCASYGVNVAGIIRAPRGDGKESIVLVTPYDFINGGDYEALSLGITGTLFSLLARVTWLSKDIIWLVADSRYGDYRPVAAWLTEYHSPSFKDSDLLKCGELNTADKFRRAGTMAAALVLKVDGRSERFEDTLSIYAEASNGQMPNLDLINVVNYLAVHRQGFYVKVEKVVSLLSSSWLKIIGEIFEAVGKLAHTLNPDWNFGIPTADYLEGSATLASSLYSQALGIPTGPHGAFRDYQVDAITLKVSPRFPPDSKTRQHDFFLRGAKLLEGTIRSVNNLLEKFHQSFFLYLLTSPSKFISVGVYMIAFALLVASLPMVAASLYIDGCKALNNSTLNPAGNFKSWKWLDAAKQVFALHLFGLIVTLLPYFICQVPGQHSPSNRSIMWGTTSSSLLLITFATIPGCSPFSSRRHGTNWAVLKSVTISAAFIGLCLMSIINFATAEIGALLLVPTCLIVQPIKPALRSRRIKSLLGAFCSMVLLTIGFPVMLFAISKGLFGEGLVGLSLGGEFWTWLESLWAWKSATYLYIGMVHLPCWLLCLCILFHPS is encoded by the exons ATGAAGGCCAGGGTGT TCCAGAAGCTCATTGGAAAATACATGTCAGAAATGGGTGCAGAAGTTTATTATCAAAAGTTCCATCCTGAAGGGAATCAATTTCACCCCCTGCACTTTTTCTCCGGTCCTGATTCATATACACTGCTAGATAATGTCAGTTGTGCTTCTTATGGAGTCAATGTTGCTGGGATTATACGAGCCCCTCGTGGTGATGGGAAAGAGTCTATTGTGCTGGTTACTCcttatgattttataaatggTGGAGATTACGAGGCTTTGTCTTTAGGCATTACTGGTACTCTATTTTCCTTGCTCGCTAGAGTTACCTGGCTCTCCAAAGACATAATATGGCTTGTTGCTGATTCTCGTTATGGAGACTATAGGCCTGTTGCTGCGTGGTTAACTGAGTACCATTCACCCTCATTTAAGGACTCGGATTTGCTGAAGTGTGGCGAGCTAAATACAGCTGATAAGTTCAGACGAGCTGGAACAATGGCTGCTGCTTTGGTTTTGAAGGTTGATGGTAGAAGTGAAAGGTTTGAGGACACACTAAGTATCTATGCAGAGGCATCTAATGGGCAGATGCCAAATCTTGACCTCATCAATGTTGTAAATTACTTAGCGGTGCACAGGCAGGGGTTTTATGTCAAGGTGGAGAAGGTTGTATCGTTACTTTCCTCTAGTTGGCTAAAGATTATTGGGGAAATATTTGAAGCTGTTGGGAAATTGGCGCATACGTTAAATCCGGACTGGAATTTTGGTATCCCAACCGCAGACTATCTTGAAGGCAGTGCTACCCTTGCAAGTTCACTATACTCCCAG GCCCTTGGTATCCCAACTGGTCCTCATGGAGCTTTCCGCGATTATCAAGTCGATGCAATTACCTTGAAAGTTTCACCTAGATTTCCTCCTGACAGTAAGACAAGACAACATGATTTTTTCCTACGAGGTGCCaa GTTACTGGAAGGGACTATAAGATCAGTGAACAACCTCCTCGAGAAGTTTCATCAATCGTTTTTCCTATACCTTTTAACTTCGCCAAGCAAATTTATCTCTGTAGGAGTCTACATGATTGCCTTTGCCCTTCTTGTAGCCTCTCTTCCAATGGTCGCAGCCTCTTTATATATTGATGGCTGTAAGGCTCTTAATAATTCCACGCTTAACCCTGCCGGAAACTTCAAGTCTTGGAAATGGCTAGATGCAGCCAAACAGGTCTTTGCTTTGCACTTGTTCGGTTTAATCGTCACGCTGCTTCCTTATTTCATCTGTCAAGTACCGGGCCAACATTCTCCAAGTAACCGCTCCATCATGTGGGGCACTACCTCTTCGTCGCTTCTCCTTATAACCTTTGCCACAATCCCGGGTTGCTCTCCGTTCTCCTCTCGGCGTCATGGAACCAACTGGGCTGTCTTGAAATCTGTGACCATCTCAGCTGCCTTCATTGGTCTGTGTCTCATGTCTATAATCAATTTCGCCACTGCAGAGATTGGAGCGTTGCTACTCGTGCCAACGTGTCTAATAGTTCAGCCGATAAAACCCGCTTTGAGATCCAGACGCATTAAGAGCCTGTTGGGTGCGTTCTGCAGTATGGTGTTGCTGACGATCGGTTTCCCGGTCATGCTTTTTGCAATCTCTAAGGGGTTGTTTGGAGAAGGGCTCGTAGGGTTAAGTCTTGGAGGAGAGTTCTGGACATGGTTAGAGTCGTTGTGGGCGTGGAAGAGTGCAACATATCTATACATAGGTATGGTTCACCTTCCTTGCTGGCTCCTTTGCCTCTGCATCTTGTTTCATCCTTCTTAA
- the LOC104770262 gene encoding glycosylphosphatidylinositol anchor attachment 1 protein isoform X4 gives MSEMGAEVYYQKFHPEGNQFHPLHFFSGPDSYTLLDNVSCASYGVNVAGIIRAPRGDGKESIVLVTPYDFINGGDYEALSLGITGTLFSLLARVTWLSKDIIWLVADSRYGDYRPVAAWLTEYHSPSFKDSDLLKCGELNTADKFRRAGTMAAALVLKVDGRSERFEDTLSIYAEASNGQMPNLDLINVVNYLAVHRQGFYVKVEKVVSLLSSSWLKIIGEIFEAVGKLAHTLNPDWNFGIPTADYLEGSATLASSLYSQALGIPTGPHGAFRDYQVDAITLKVSPRFPPDSKTRQHDFFLRGAKLLEGTIRSVNNLLEKFHQSFFLYLLTSPSKFISVGVYMIAFALLVASLPMVAASLYIDGCKALNNSTLNPAGNFKSWKWLDAAKQVFALHLFGLIVTLLPYFICQVPGQHSPSNRSIMWGTTSSSLLLITFATIPGCSPFSSRRHGTNWAVLKSVTISAAFIGLCLMSIINFATAEIGALLLVPTCLIVQPIKPALRSRRIKSLLGAFCSMVLLTIGFPVMLFAISKGLFGEGLVGLSLGGEFWTWLESLWAWKSATYLYIGMVHLPCWLLCLCILFHPS, from the exons ATGTCAGAAATGGGTGCAGAAGTTTATTATCAAAAGTTCCATCCTGAAGGGAATCAATTTCACCCCCTGCACTTTTTCTCCGGTCCTGATTCATATACACTGCTAGATAATGTCAGTTGTGCTTCTTATGGAGTCAATGTTGCTGGGATTATACGAGCCCCTCGTGGTGATGGGAAAGAGTCTATTGTGCTGGTTACTCcttatgattttataaatggTGGAGATTACGAGGCTTTGTCTTTAGGCATTACTGGTACTCTATTTTCCTTGCTCGCTAGAGTTACCTGGCTCTCCAAAGACATAATATGGCTTGTTGCTGATTCTCGTTATGGAGACTATAGGCCTGTTGCTGCGTGGTTAACTGAGTACCATTCACCCTCATTTAAGGACTCGGATTTGCTGAAGTGTGGCGAGCTAAATACAGCTGATAAGTTCAGACGAGCTGGAACAATGGCTGCTGCTTTGGTTTTGAAGGTTGATGGTAGAAGTGAAAGGTTTGAGGACACACTAAGTATCTATGCAGAGGCATCTAATGGGCAGATGCCAAATCTTGACCTCATCAATGTTGTAAATTACTTAGCGGTGCACAGGCAGGGGTTTTATGTCAAGGTGGAGAAGGTTGTATCGTTACTTTCCTCTAGTTGGCTAAAGATTATTGGGGAAATATTTGAAGCTGTTGGGAAATTGGCGCATACGTTAAATCCGGACTGGAATTTTGGTATCCCAACCGCAGACTATCTTGAAGGCAGTGCTACCCTTGCAAGTTCACTATACTCCCAG GCCCTTGGTATCCCAACTGGTCCTCATGGAGCTTTCCGCGATTATCAAGTCGATGCAATTACCTTGAAAGTTTCACCTAGATTTCCTCCTGACAGTAAGACAAGACAACATGATTTTTTCCTACGAGGTGCCaa GTTACTGGAAGGGACTATAAGATCAGTGAACAACCTCCTCGAGAAGTTTCATCAATCGTTTTTCCTATACCTTTTAACTTCGCCAAGCAAATTTATCTCTGTAGGAGTCTACATGATTGCCTTTGCCCTTCTTGTAGCCTCTCTTCCAATGGTCGCAGCCTCTTTATATATTGATGGCTGTAAGGCTCTTAATAATTCCACGCTTAACCCTGCCGGAAACTTCAAGTCTTGGAAATGGCTAGATGCAGCCAAACAGGTCTTTGCTTTGCACTTGTTCGGTTTAATCGTCACGCTGCTTCCTTATTTCATCTGTCAAGTACCGGGCCAACATTCTCCAAGTAACCGCTCCATCATGTGGGGCACTACCTCTTCGTCGCTTCTCCTTATAACCTTTGCCACAATCCCGGGTTGCTCTCCGTTCTCCTCTCGGCGTCATGGAACCAACTGGGCTGTCTTGAAATCTGTGACCATCTCAGCTGCCTTCATTGGTCTGTGTCTCATGTCTATAATCAATTTCGCCACTGCAGAGATTGGAGCGTTGCTACTCGTGCCAACGTGTCTAATAGTTCAGCCGATAAAACCCGCTTTGAGATCCAGACGCATTAAGAGCCTGTTGGGTGCGTTCTGCAGTATGGTGTTGCTGACGATCGGTTTCCCGGTCATGCTTTTTGCAATCTCTAAGGGGTTGTTTGGAGAAGGGCTCGTAGGGTTAAGTCTTGGAGGAGAGTTCTGGACATGGTTAGAGTCGTTGTGGGCGTGGAAGAGTGCAACATATCTATACATAGGTATGGTTCACCTTCCTTGCTGGCTCCTTTGCCTCTGCATCTTGTTTCATCCTTCTTAA